In Reinekea thalattae, a genomic segment contains:
- the gcvP gene encoding aminomethyl-transferring glycine dehydrogenase, giving the protein MTSLSNYENSNAFISRHIGPNKQQQKELLAAVDAESLDQLSNKIVPENIQFNQPLALNNATTETESLSYLKSLAQQNIVAKSYIGMGYYDTEVPTVIQRNVLENPGWYTAYTPYQPEIAQGRLEALMNFQQVILDLTAMDIANASLLDEATAAAEAMAMAKRCVKRNKSNRFFVDKNTHPQTIDVLRTRAEYFEFELVVDDLVNLAADDVFAAFIQYPGSNGQLSNPQPFIDALHEHNALAIVATDLMALCLLKAPGEMNADIVLGSSQRFGIPMGFGGPHAAFFATREDYKRAIPGRIIGLSKDSADKPAYRMALQTREQHIRREKATSNICTSQVLLANMAGFYAVYHGADGIRQIAKRIHHLTGILAEGLESRGVYVSNTHFFDTISFTSPQLEDIKLRATAAQVNLRFSDNLVGISINETTTSADIEQLFDVILGSDHGLSLSSLDQQIGSKNTTFVPENLERKSAYLTHPVFNSYQSETNMLRYLKKLENKDLALNHSMIALGSCTMKLNATAQMMPVTWETFGRIHPFAPSEQTQGYQKLLAELQQMLEAITGFDAVSLQPNSGAQGEYAGLLAIRKYQEANGEANRDICLIPQSAHGTNPASAQMMGLKVVVVNTDEQGNIDIDDLKAKAEKAGDNLSCMMVTYPSTYGVYEAGIKEVCQVIHQHGGQVYMDGANLNAQVGLSRPADIGADVAHMNLHKTFAIPHGGGGPGMGPIGVVSHLKPHLPNHSVAQIKEGNPLMGAVSAAPYGSASILPISWMYIRLLGANGLKEASQVAILNANYVAKKLAPCFPILYTDANGYVAHECIIDLRPLKAATGISEVDIAKRLMDFGFHAPTMSFPVPGTFMIEPTESESKEELDRFIEAMTTIYQEIQQVENGSWSLQDNPLVNAPHSQADLLNDWQRSYSREQAVFPLTWVAENKFWPSVNRIDDAWGDRNLFCSCPDTSSYQEQE; this is encoded by the coding sequence ATGACTTCATTATCAAACTATGAAAATTCGAACGCCTTTATCAGCCGCCACATTGGCCCCAACAAACAACAGCAGAAAGAGTTGCTGGCTGCGGTTGACGCCGAAAGCTTAGATCAACTCAGCAATAAGATCGTCCCAGAGAACATTCAATTTAATCAGCCGTTAGCCTTAAACAATGCCACCACTGAAACCGAATCGTTAAGCTATTTAAAAAGCTTGGCGCAGCAAAATATCGTTGCCAAAAGTTATATCGGTATGGGTTATTACGACACCGAAGTGCCGACTGTTATTCAGCGTAATGTGTTAGAAAACCCGGGCTGGTATACCGCCTATACGCCGTACCAGCCAGAGATTGCGCAAGGTCGACTAGAAGCGTTAATGAACTTTCAGCAGGTGATCCTTGATTTAACCGCCATGGATATTGCCAATGCCTCCTTGTTGGATGAAGCCACCGCGGCGGCAGAAGCGATGGCCATGGCAAAGCGATGCGTCAAGCGGAACAAATCAAATCGCTTCTTTGTCGATAAAAACACGCATCCACAAACCATTGATGTATTAAGAACGCGTGCCGAATATTTTGAGTTTGAATTAGTCGTTGATGATCTGGTGAACTTAGCCGCCGACGATGTCTTTGCTGCCTTCATTCAATACCCAGGTTCAAACGGTCAGCTCAGCAACCCGCAGCCCTTTATCGACGCGCTGCACGAACACAATGCACTGGCCATTGTCGCTACCGATCTAATGGCACTTTGCTTACTCAAAGCACCGGGTGAAATGAACGCCGATATCGTGCTTGGTAGCAGTCAACGCTTTGGTATTCCAATGGGCTTTGGCGGACCACACGCGGCCTTCTTTGCTACTCGTGAAGATTACAAACGAGCCATTCCAGGCCGTATTATTGGCTTATCCAAAGACAGTGCCGACAAGCCAGCTTATCGCATGGCGCTACAAACTCGCGAGCAACATATTCGTCGCGAAAAGGCGACATCGAATATCTGTACGTCACAGGTGTTGCTAGCGAACATGGCTGGTTTCTATGCTGTTTATCATGGTGCAGACGGTATTCGTCAGATTGCAAAACGCATCCACCACCTGACAGGCATCTTGGCAGAAGGCTTAGAGTCGCGAGGTGTTTACGTCAGTAATACGCACTTTTTCGACACCATCAGTTTTACTTCACCGCAACTTGAAGACATAAAGCTGCGCGCAACAGCCGCTCAAGTAAACCTTCGCTTTAGCGACAATCTAGTTGGTATTTCTATCAACGAAACCACAACGAGCGCAGACATTGAACAGCTATTTGATGTCATTTTAGGCAGTGATCACGGCTTAAGCTTATCCAGCCTCGACCAACAGATTGGCAGCAAAAACACCACCTTTGTGCCAGAAAATTTAGAACGTAAAAGCGCTTACTTAACGCATCCGGTTTTCAACAGCTACCAAAGCGAAACCAATATGCTGCGCTATCTGAAAAAACTCGAAAATAAAGACTTAGCATTGAACCACAGCATGATCGCTCTAGGTTCGTGCACCATGAAGCTGAACGCTACCGCTCAGATGATGCCCGTTACTTGGGAAACCTTTGGCCGCATCCACCCATTTGCGCCAAGTGAACAAACCCAAGGCTATCAAAAATTACTCGCAGAGCTGCAACAGATGTTAGAAGCCATTACCGGTTTCGATGCGGTGAGCTTGCAGCCTAACTCAGGAGCGCAGGGTGAGTACGCTGGCTTATTAGCTATCCGAAAATACCAAGAAGCTAATGGTGAAGCGAATCGTGATATCTGCCTAATCCCTCAGTCTGCTCACGGCACAAACCCTGCCTCAGCACAGATGATGGGGCTAAAAGTGGTTGTCGTGAATACCGATGAGCAAGGCAATATTGATATTGATGATTTAAAAGCCAAAGCAGAAAAAGCCGGCGATAACCTCAGCTGTATGATGGTGACTTACCCATCGACCTACGGTGTTTATGAAGCCGGTATCAAAGAAGTCTGCCAAGTGATTCATCAACACGGCGGCCAAGTTTATATGGACGGCGCCAACCTTAATGCCCAAGTCGGTTTAAGCCGCCCTGCCGATATCGGTGCCGATGTCGCGCATATGAATCTACACAAAACTTTTGCCATTCCGCACGGCGGTGGTGGTCCTGGTATGGGCCCTATCGGTGTTGTGAGTCACTTAAAGCCTCACTTGCCGAACCATTCGGTTGCGCAAATAAAAGAGGGTAACCCATTAATGGGGGCGGTTTCTGCAGCACCTTACGGCAGCGCATCGATCTTACCAATCTCATGGATGTACATTCGATTACTAGGCGCAAACGGTCTAAAAGAAGCCAGTCAGGTGGCGATTCTAAACGCTAACTATGTGGCGAAAAAACTCGCGCCCTGCTTCCCTATTTTATACACCGATGCCAATGGCTACGTTGCTCATGAATGCATCATTGATTTGCGGCCATTAAAGGCGGCAACCGGCATTAGCGAAGTTGATATTGCCAAACGCTTAATGGACTTTGGCTTCCATGCGCCGACCATGTCATTCCCAGTGCCGGGCACCTTTATGATTGAGCCGACCGAGTCGGAGTCAAAAGAAGAGTTAGATCGATTCATTGAAGCGATGACAACCATTTACCAAGAAATTCAGCAGGTCGAAAACGGCAGCTGGTCATTACAAGATAATCCATTAGTCAATGCGCCGCACAGCCAAGCTGACTTACTCAACGACTGGCAACGCAGTTACAGCCGTGAGCAGGCGGTATTCCCATTAACTTGGGTGGCAGAAAATAAATTCTGGCCAAGCGTGAATCGTATTGATGATGCTTGGGGCGATAGAAATCTATTCTGCTCTTGCCCAGATACCAGCAGCTACCAAGAACAAGAATAA
- a CDS encoding ketopantoate reductase family protein, translating to MTSILNKSRLNMLIVGPGAIGSLVCAQFQEHYNCYAYAHRPDLELAEQLINHSDSPAEAKQQSLQPSLTTLKWQAHTSIPNLSIDIIWVCCKAFHSHRMTQQLLQQHPKAIAILLHNGMGPQQALSDEFAERVLWGATTCGAVKQSSHVFCQTALGQTQIGYPTPQPLPTLVKQLIDDCSQTTPFLGLTANPNIQQVLWHKLLANSVINPITAYAQCNNGDVLAPEFTADVAGICQEVTHLMRQQDIKPPADAVAFVRSLAQLTANNRSSMAEDVRQARKTEIDFILGFLLEQARQTGFATPFISRWYQRIIQHSQTDA from the coding sequence ATGACTTCCATTTTGAACAAATCACGACTCAACATGCTCATCGTCGGCCCTGGTGCTATTGGCTCGCTGGTATGCGCTCAATTTCAAGAGCACTACAATTGCTATGCTTATGCACATCGACCCGACCTAGAGCTGGCTGAGCAGCTTATTAATCATTCAGACTCACCAGCCGAGGCAAAGCAACAATCCTTGCAGCCATCCTTAACAACTCTAAAGTGGCAAGCGCACACCTCGATACCGAACCTATCGATAGATATTATCTGGGTCTGCTGTAAGGCCTTTCATAGCCACAGGATGACGCAGCAATTGCTTCAGCAACACCCTAAAGCGATTGCCATCCTATTGCATAATGGTATGGGACCACAGCAAGCCCTCAGTGATGAATTTGCCGAGCGCGTACTTTGGGGAGCAACTACCTGCGGTGCCGTTAAACAAAGCAGTCACGTGTTTTGCCAGACCGCGCTCGGGCAAACTCAAATTGGCTACCCGACACCTCAACCATTACCAACGCTGGTGAAACAGCTTATCGATGACTGTTCGCAAACAACGCCGTTTTTAGGCCTAACCGCCAACCCCAACATTCAGCAGGTGTTATGGCATAAGCTATTAGCCAACAGCGTCATCAACCCGATCACCGCCTACGCACAATGCAATAATGGCGATGTGCTTGCGCCTGAGTTCACTGCCGATGTAGCCGGTATTTGCCAAGAAGTTACTCACCTGATGCGCCAGCAAGATATCAAGCCGCCAGCCGATGCTGTAGCATTTGTCCGCTCACTGGCACAACTGACGGCCAACAACCGCTCATCGATGGCCGAAGACGTTCGACAAGCTCGTAAAACCGAGATCGACTTTATTCTTGGTTTTTTATTAGAACAGGCTAGGCAGACTGGCTTTGCAACACCCTTTATAAGCCGCTGGTATCAGCGCATTATTCAGCACAGTCAGACAGACGCTTAA
- the gcvH gene encoding glycine cleavage system protein GcvH: MSNIPADLKYAISHEWLREEAGDVVVIGISDYAQDKLGDVVFVELPEEGAEFNAGDPVAVVESVKAASDIYTPVTGVITEVNSNLEDNPEQVNEDAYEDGWLFKIQMSDPEEVNDLMDADSYADQCSEE, encoded by the coding sequence ATGAGTAATATTCCAGCCGATCTGAAGTACGCCATCTCTCACGAATGGCTAAGAGAAGAAGCCGGTGACGTGGTCGTGATTGGCATCAGTGATTACGCCCAAGACAAACTGGGCGATGTGGTTTTTGTTGAACTACCGGAAGAAGGTGCTGAATTCAATGCAGGCGACCCTGTTGCTGTGGTTGAGTCTGTAAAAGCCGCCTCTGATATTTACACACCGGTAACCGGTGTTATCACCGAAGTGAATTCTAACCTCGAAGATAATCCTGAGCAGGTTAACGAAGACGCTTACGAAGATGGCTGGCTGTTTAAAATCCAAATGTCTGACCCTGAAGAGGTTAACGACCTAATGGATGCTGACTCTTACGCCGACCAGTGCTCTGAAGAATAA
- the gcvT gene encoding glycine cleavage system aminomethyltransferase GcvT, with product MANKTPLYEAHLKSGGKMVDFSGWQMPINYGSQKTEHTYVRESAGMFDVSHMTIVDVEGPQASDFLRYLLANDVARLKSDGKALYTALLNEQAGILDDLIVYKTDLGYRTVVNCATREKDLAWFNQHGANFDVQIQERPELAMIAVQGPNALERSQQAFNDTQSELISQLSPFQGLPIDDWFIARTGYTGEDGLEIMLPAEQATAAWQALLDAGVQPCGLGARDTLRLEAGMNLYGNDMTEQNHPLESAMAWTVAWQPEERDFIGRQALTAIKNQANQQKLVGLVLDAKGVMRAEQKVYASDETTLVGELTSGSFSPTLNQSIAIARVDNNIDEQCWVDIRGKKLPATVISLPFVRMGKKQF from the coding sequence ATGGCTAACAAAACCCCACTTTATGAAGCGCACTTAAAATCTGGCGGCAAAATGGTCGATTTTAGTGGCTGGCAAATGCCGATAAATTATGGCTCGCAAAAAACTGAACACACCTATGTGCGTGAATCCGCAGGTATGTTCGATGTTTCTCATATGACCATCGTTGACGTTGAAGGGCCTCAAGCAAGTGACTTTTTGCGCTACCTGTTAGCTAACGATGTGGCGCGATTAAAAAGCGACGGCAAGGCGCTTTATACCGCTCTACTGAATGAACAGGCAGGCATATTGGACGACCTGATTGTTTATAAGACCGACCTCGGTTATCGCACCGTGGTCAACTGCGCAACACGCGAAAAAGACCTCGCTTGGTTTAATCAGCATGGCGCTAACTTTGATGTTCAGATACAGGAACGCCCAGAGCTTGCCATGATCGCAGTGCAAGGCCCCAACGCTCTTGAACGTAGCCAGCAGGCTTTTAATGACACTCAGTCAGAGCTCATTAGCCAGCTCTCGCCTTTCCAAGGCTTGCCAATAGACGACTGGTTTATTGCTCGCACCGGCTATACCGGTGAAGACGGTTTAGAAATCATGCTGCCAGCAGAACAGGCAACAGCGGCTTGGCAGGCTTTGCTAGACGCAGGTGTTCAGCCTTGCGGCTTAGGCGCACGCGATACCTTGCGTTTAGAAGCCGGCATGAACCTATACGGCAATGACATGACCGAACAGAACCACCCGTTAGAGTCTGCTATGGCCTGGACTGTTGCTTGGCAACCAGAAGAACGTGACTTTATTGGCCGCCAAGCACTGACAGCTATCAAAAACCAAGCGAATCAGCAAAAATTGGTTGGACTAGTGCTTGATGCGAAAGGCGTTATGCGTGCTGAGCAAAAGGTTTACGCCAGTGATGAAACAACACTGGTCGGCGAATTGACCAGCGGTAGCTTTTCACCGACACTTAACCAATCTATTGCGATAGCTCGGGTGGATAACAACATTGACGAACAATGTTGGGTCGATATTCGAGGTAAGAAGTTGCCTGCAACGGTAATTTCACTACCCTTTGTCAGAATGGGTAAAAAGCAGTTTTAA
- a CDS encoding sensor histidine kinase, with the protein MNDNSRDQRIKTVHKLLWLLSLTCSGLAGLLVWQQDGLVVIKLCLLLVFISLLVLAGLSRRQSHAMQLGHSASDSDTEHHKDDSESESDQDPATELAKQRKELIATLTSGVAHDINNPLSVIQQNVQNINRRLGEPLAANQTLAAELNIDLNQLKNYLTQRDIFEFLNQIEQSALRASELSQNLLQFSQTNAAPQQVFTVAELIERSLAMTYLTPRYQQLSACLPINIKTDIANPNEKISGIFIELQQVLINLIDNALDAIEERRQCVQDILQADILLEQKTTRDKQCLISVSDNGMGMDEATQQRLFEPSFTTKASGHGIGLALCQQIVSQHHQGKLSVTSKQGVGSCLSIKLPLTNN; encoded by the coding sequence ATGAATGACAACAGTCGCGATCAACGGATTAAAACGGTACACAAGCTACTGTGGCTGTTATCGCTCACCTGTAGCGGGCTAGCAGGGCTTTTAGTATGGCAACAAGATGGCTTAGTGGTTATTAAACTCTGTCTACTGTTGGTGTTTATCTCACTGTTGGTGCTGGCTGGGCTATCAAGACGGCAGAGCCATGCAATGCAATTGGGGCATTCCGCTTCTGATAGTGATACAGAACATCACAAAGATGACTCTGAGTCTGAGTCGGATCAAGACCCTGCGACCGAGCTGGCAAAACAACGTAAAGAGCTTATCGCAACACTGACCAGCGGCGTCGCTCACGACATCAACAACCCGCTGAGCGTTATTCAACAGAACGTACAAAATATTAATCGCCGTCTAGGTGAGCCGCTGGCCGCTAATCAAACGCTGGCAGCTGAGTTGAATATTGATCTCAACCAACTCAAAAACTACTTAACACAGCGTGATATTTTTGAATTCTTAAACCAGATAGAGCAGTCAGCCCTGCGCGCTTCTGAGCTTAGCCAAAACTTATTGCAGTTCAGCCAAACCAATGCCGCACCACAGCAGGTTTTTACTGTTGCAGAGCTGATCGAGCGCAGCCTAGCAATGACGTACCTGACGCCTCGCTACCAACAACTGTCGGCATGTTTACCGATCAACATTAAAACCGACATCGCCAACCCCAATGAAAAAATCAGCGGTATTTTTATCGAACTGCAACAGGTGCTGATAAATTTAATCGATAATGCTTTAGATGCGATCGAAGAGCGTCGCCAATGCGTACAAGATATCCTGCAAGCAGATATTCTGCTTGAGCAGAAAACAACCAGAGATAAACAATGTTTAATCAGCGTTAGCGACAACGGCATGGGAATGGACGAAGCAACACAACAACGGCTATTTGAACCATCCTTCACCACCAAAGCGAGCGGACACGGCATTGGCTTGGCTTTATGCCAGCAAATTGTCAGTCAACATCATCAAGGCAAGCTAAGCGTTACCTCTAAACAAGGCGTTGGCTCCTGTTTGAGCATTAAGCTGCCGCTAACAAATAACTAA
- the groES gene encoding co-chaperone GroES encodes MNIRPLQDRVVVRRKEEEETTAGGILLPGSAKEKPSQGEVLAVGNGRVLDNGDVRPVDVKVGDTVVFGQYAGNTVKIDGEELLIMSEGDIFGVIE; translated from the coding sequence ATGAATATTCGCCCTTTGCAGGATCGCGTTGTTGTTCGTCGCAAAGAAGAGGAAGAAACGACAGCTGGCGGCATCTTGCTTCCCGGCTCTGCCAAAGAAAAACCATCACAGGGTGAGGTTTTAGCGGTTGGTAATGGTCGTGTATTAGATAATGGTGATGTTCGCCCAGTAGATGTGAAAGTCGGTGATACGGTTGTATTTGGTCAGTACGCTGGCAATACCGTAAAGATTGACGGTGAAGAGCTGTTGATCATGAGTGAAGGCGACATCTTTGGTGTTATTGAATAA
- the groL gene encoding chaperonin GroEL (60 kDa chaperone family; promotes refolding of misfolded polypeptides especially under stressful conditions; forms two stacked rings of heptamers to form a barrel-shaped 14mer; ends can be capped by GroES; misfolded proteins enter the barrel where they are refolded when GroES binds), whose translation MTAKEVLFGLSARDKMQNGVNLLADAVKVTLGPKGRNVVLEKSFGAPSVTKDGVSVAKEIELEDKFENMGAQMVKEVASKANDEAGDGTTTATVLAQAFVNEGLKAVAAGMNPMDLKRGIDKAAAAVVEELAKLSIPCVDSKSIAQVGTISANSDATIGQLIADAMEKVGKEGVMTVEEGSGFVDELDVVEGMQFDRGYLSPYFVTNQETMSAELENPYILLVDKKISNIRDLIPVLEAVAKASRPLMIIAEDIEGEALATLVVNNMRGTVKVAAAKAPGFGDRRKAMLQDLAILTGGTVISEEIGLSLETTTLEHLGSAKRVTSTKEDTVVVDGAGDEADIKARVEQIRAEIEQSNSDYDKEKLQERVAKLAGGVAVIKVGAATEVEMKEKKARVDDALAATRAAVEEGVVAGGGVALVRAMNNVHELSGDNDDQNVGISLALRAMEAPLRQIVQNAGGEPSVVLNEVKKGEGSFGFNAATGEYLDMIEAGIIDPAKVTRTALQAASSVAGLMITTEAMIADKPQEGGAAPAMPDMGGMGGMGGMM comes from the coding sequence ATGACAGCTAAAGAAGTTTTATTTGGTCTTTCAGCACGAGACAAAATGCAGAACGGCGTTAACCTATTAGCGGACGCTGTGAAAGTTACGTTAGGCCCAAAAGGTCGTAACGTCGTGTTAGAAAAATCCTTTGGTGCGCCAAGCGTTACTAAAGACGGTGTGTCTGTTGCTAAAGAAATCGAACTAGAAGATAAGTTCGAAAACATGGGCGCGCAAATGGTGAAAGAGGTTGCCTCTAAAGCCAACGATGAAGCCGGTGACGGTACAACAACAGCAACGGTACTTGCTCAAGCGTTTGTTAATGAAGGCTTAAAAGCAGTTGCAGCGGGCATGAACCCAATGGATCTAAAGCGCGGCATCGACAAAGCAGCCGCAGCGGTTGTTGAAGAGTTAGCCAAGCTTTCTATTCCTTGTGTTGATTCTAAGTCTATCGCTCAGGTAGGTACTATTTCTGCGAACTCTGATGCCACTATCGGCCAGCTGATTGCCGATGCGATGGAAAAAGTTGGCAAAGAAGGCGTGATGACTGTTGAAGAAGGCAGCGGCTTCGTTGATGAGCTTGACGTTGTTGAAGGTATGCAGTTCGACCGTGGTTACCTATCACCTTACTTTGTGACTAACCAAGAAACCATGTCTGCTGAGTTAGAAAACCCTTACATCCTATTGGTTGATAAGAAAATTTCTAACATTCGTGACCTTATTCCGGTATTGGAAGCGGTTGCGAAAGCTAGCCGTCCATTGATGATCATCGCTGAAGACATCGAAGGCGAAGCGTTGGCAACCTTGGTTGTTAACAACATGCGCGGCACTGTTAAAGTTGCAGCGGCGAAAGCACCTGGTTTTGGTGATCGCCGTAAAGCGATGTTGCAAGACTTAGCTATCCTAACAGGTGGTACTGTTATCTCTGAAGAAATTGGCCTTAGCCTAGAAACAACGACGCTAGAACACCTAGGTTCTGCTAAGCGTGTGACTTCTACTAAAGAAGATACTGTTGTTGTCGATGGTGCTGGTGACGAAGCAGATATCAAAGCACGTGTTGAGCAAATTCGAGCCGAGATTGAGCAATCTAACTCTGATTACGATAAAGAGAAGCTACAAGAGCGAGTTGCAAAACTGGCCGGTGGCGTTGCAGTCATTAAAGTGGGTGCGGCAACTGAAGTCGAAATGAAAGAGAAAAAAGCACGTGTTGACGATGCTTTAGCTGCAACTCGCGCTGCGGTTGAAGAAGGTGTTGTTGCTGGTGGTGGTGTTGCTCTGGTTCGTGCCATGAATAATGTTCACGAATTAAGCGGCGATAACGATGACCAAAACGTTGGTATCTCTTTAGCATTGCGTGCTATGGAAGCTCCGTTGCGTCAAATCGTTCAAAATGCTGGTGGCGAGCCTTCAGTTGTATTGAATGAAGTGAAAAAAGGCGAAGGCAGCTTCGGCTTTAACGCTGCAACTGGCGAATACTTAGACATGATCGAAGCCGGTATTATCGATCCAGCTAAAGTTACTCGTACCGCGTTGCAAGCGGCATCTTCTGTTGCTGGTCTGATGATTACAACAGAAGCGATGATTGCTGATAAGCCTCAAGAAGGTGGTGCAGCCCCTGCGATGCCTGATATGGGCGGCATGGGTGGAATGGGCGGCATGATGTAA
- the gspN gene encoding type II secretion system protein N, with protein sequence MKFFNIKLVIIFVASYLLVLVVTAPIQWWLPKIIQPAPSTGILLQNPQGNIWQGQVHVLSREVQPVTVSWDLSPYKLILLQAAVDFSLSGQDIALTGKASFSPLGMRLRQLSGYADEPFVAPLMQQYKTQVTGRLTVQQLAFNLGWNHSIGDLEGQLVWSGGNAQMSVNRRQQTYQVPMMMLNLQGDSDGWLGQVLGSQQQSFMTLSLTPEGRASISVKRLLAEALSIQLPGSTESILDFSQQVF encoded by the coding sequence ATGAAATTTTTCAATATAAAACTCGTCATTATTTTTGTTGCCAGCTACTTGCTAGTGTTAGTTGTGACAGCACCGATTCAATGGTGGCTGCCTAAGATTATTCAGCCTGCTCCGTCAACCGGTATTCTGCTACAAAACCCGCAAGGTAATATCTGGCAGGGGCAAGTCCATGTGCTTAGCCGAGAAGTTCAGCCTGTTACAGTGAGCTGGGATCTGTCGCCCTATAAATTAATCCTGTTACAGGCCGCCGTCGACTTCAGCCTTTCAGGTCAGGATATAGCGTTAACCGGAAAGGCTTCTTTTAGTCCGTTAGGTATGCGTTTACGGCAACTGAGCGGTTATGCGGATGAGCCATTTGTTGCGCCACTGATGCAGCAATATAAAACACAGGTCACGGGCCGTTTAACGGTCCAGCAATTAGCTTTTAATCTCGGCTGGAATCATTCTATTGGCGATTTAGAAGGACAGTTGGTTTGGTCGGGCGGTAATGCGCAGATGTCGGTTAACCGGCGTCAGCAGACTTATCAGGTGCCAATGATGATGCTTAATTTACAAGGCGATTCTGACGGTTGGCTCGGGCAGGTTTTAGGCAGTCAGCAGCAGTCGTTTATGACGCTATCTTTAACGCCAGAAGGGCGTGCTAGCATTTCGGTAAAGCGCCTACTTGCTGAGGCTCTTTCAATTCAGCTTCCTGGTTCCACTGAGTCAATTTTAGACTTTTCGCAGCAGGTTTTTTAA
- a CDS encoding cob(I)yrinic acid a,c-diamide adenosyltransferase, translating into MGFRLSKIYTRTGDKGDTGLGTNERISKASLRIHAIGDIDELNSCIGVICETLAQTHPAHSALIQRQHDLFDLGGELAMPGYELLTEQLITDLEQEIDRLNQDIPPLENFILPGGNLAAAHTHMARSICRRAERSIVAFNQQEQAPHLIAQGYLNRLSDYLFVLARYLVIEAGGDEVLWQSRHKR; encoded by the coding sequence ATGGGCTTTCGCCTTTCAAAAATTTACACCCGAACCGGTGACAAGGGTGACACTGGACTCGGTACAAACGAACGTATATCTAAAGCAAGCTTACGCATTCATGCCATTGGCGATATCGATGAACTGAATAGTTGTATTGGCGTGATTTGCGAAACCCTAGCCCAAACACATCCTGCTCACTCAGCGCTAATTCAGCGCCAGCATGATCTATTTGATTTGGGTGGCGAACTGGCCATGCCCGGTTATGAGTTACTGACCGAGCAATTAATCACTGATCTAGAACAAGAAATAGACCGACTCAATCAGGATATTCCACCGCTGGAAAATTTCATTTTACCGGGCGGGAATCTAGCCGCCGCTCACACCCATATGGCTCGCTCAATTTGTCGCCGTGCAGAACGATCCATCGTTGCATTCAATCAACAAGAACAGGCGCCGCACCTTATTGCTCAGGGCTATTTAAACCGGCTTTCAGATTACCTGTTCGTCTTAGCACGCTACTTAGTTATCGAAGCTGGCGGTGATGAAGTACTTTGGCAATCACGCCATAAACGCTAA